One region of Bdellovibrio bacteriovorus genomic DNA includes:
- a CDS encoding DNA-processing protein DprA, producing MNDLYSLSQIIKSHPLYTLQKDSLLHLYRTLGGTGRLDAETLMDELKILSPDLFTALQKNHTLFKNHCEETVKLKLQGVQMVCYGEALYPSSCYWMEEPPLTLSFLGSPAWLNERTLAVVGSREPTFESMQWMEKEFAPFCDKEKPCVISGGARGIDQKSHSTALRKDTTTVVVLPSGLGNLYPANLQEWVAPILNRGGCFISEYAYEQKMHKHLFHHRNRLIAALGRATLLVEAKKRSGTLITAQQSLQLGRPVWVVPGHPLDPHFTGSLELLVDGALLVRDAHDLSMHFGVEMENSKSLAAPIGDSEIAHHYR from the coding sequence ATGAACGATCTTTATTCTTTATCGCAAATTATTAAGTCTCATCCATTATACACTCTTCAAAAAGATTCTCTTTTGCATTTGTATCGTACACTCGGGGGCACGGGCCGTCTGGATGCAGAAACATTGATGGATGAATTAAAAATCCTATCGCCGGATCTTTTTACGGCCTTACAAAAGAATCACACGCTTTTTAAAAATCACTGCGAAGAAACCGTGAAGCTAAAACTTCAAGGGGTGCAGATGGTTTGCTATGGCGAAGCGCTTTATCCTTCTTCGTGCTATTGGATGGAGGAGCCTCCTTTGACGTTAAGTTTTCTAGGGTCACCTGCATGGCTCAACGAACGCACGCTAGCCGTCGTCGGCAGTCGCGAGCCGACATTTGAATCAATGCAGTGGATGGAAAAAGAATTTGCTCCGTTCTGTGATAAAGAAAAGCCGTGCGTGATTAGTGGAGGTGCGCGCGGTATCGATCAAAAATCTCACTCGACAGCTTTGCGCAAAGACACGACAACCGTTGTAGTTTTGCCATCTGGCTTGGGAAATCTGTATCCTGCGAACTTACAGGAGTGGGTTGCGCCGATTTTAAATCGCGGAGGTTGTTTCATCAGCGAGTACGCCTACGAACAGAAAATGCATAAGCATCTTTTCCATCATCGGAATCGTTTGATCGCGGCATTGGGTCGCGCGACTTTGTTGGTTGAGGCCAAAAAGCGCAGTGGAACACTGATTACGGCACAGCAGTCTTTGCAGCTGGGACGTCCGGTATGGGTGGTGCCGGGGCACCCTTTAGATCCACACTTTACAGGGAGCTTAGAATTGTTAGTGGACGGTGCATTGTTGGTCCGCGATGCTCACGATTTATCCATGCACTTTGGCGTAGAAATGGAAAATTCAAAGTCGCTGGCGGCACCAATAGGAGACTCTGAAATCGCTCACCACTACCGGTAG
- a CDS encoding lytic transglycosylase domain-containing protein — MKTKHLNTGKVIAAATLTLVLFNNFDFVQWPAVNKIGIESVNEASRISHAKELLGSDYKGSGAQKVEGTATLNEMIYDKVQSSLAPRWKGQARNISRTVITEAAKHNLDPVFVLAVIKTESKFNPLALGRFGEIGLMQIKPDTAEWIAKKFKLPWNGKKTLENPSANIRIGLAYMSYLRGKFDKKAVKYVSAYNMGPLNVRRLLAKNMKPAEYNSRVMKNYGEIYAKLSNSTNMVVASN; from the coding sequence ATGAAAACGAAACATCTCAATACAGGAAAAGTGATAGCAGCCGCAACGCTCACGTTGGTTCTTTTTAATAACTTCGATTTCGTTCAATGGCCTGCCGTGAACAAGATCGGTATCGAAAGCGTGAATGAAGCTTCTCGCATCTCGCACGCTAAAGAACTATTAGGTTCAGACTATAAAGGTAGCGGTGCCCAAAAAGTAGAAGGCACTGCGACTTTGAATGAAATGATTTACGATAAAGTGCAAAGCTCTTTAGCTCCTCGCTGGAAAGGCCAAGCACGCAATATCTCTCGCACTGTTATTACTGAAGCAGCGAAACACAATTTAGATCCTGTGTTTGTTCTTGCAGTGATCAAAACAGAAAGTAAATTCAATCCATTGGCTTTGGGTCGCTTCGGTGAAATTGGTTTGATGCAAATTAAACCTGACACAGCAGAATGGATCGCGAAAAAATTCAAACTTCCTTGGAATGGTAAGAAGACTTTGGAAAACCCTTCTGCCAATATCCGCATCGGTCTTGCTTACATGAGCTACCTTCGCGGCAAGTTTGACAAAAAAGCCGTGAAATACGTTAGCGCGTATAACATGGGACCATTGAATGTGCGCCGCCTTCTTGCCAAAAACATGAAGCCTGCGGAATACAACTCTCGCGTGATGAAAAACTACGGCGAAATTTACGCGAAACTTTCTAACAGCACAAACATGGTTGTCGCGTCTAACTAA
- the mreC gene encoding rod shape-determining protein MreC, whose amino-acid sequence MNFFNFDLKKLVMIGIVLALPLISINMQQRPQESNWLSKPFTMLASAVSETFYGFSHGVTDTTAMYVNLINIKKHSEELKSTNNELQARLEKMNELLLENDRLRGLLTFKEQTKMSLMAAQVIGRDLVIDHNTVTINKGTNDGLKAGQAVITTGGVLGYIFKPEPFTSHVMLITDRYAVVDGLIQRTRARGIVEGKSQYASTLQLKYVERTEDVQEGDMVVTGGLDNIFPKGFPVAVVESVEKKTFSVSLKVDLRPVVDPYKVEEVFVVLSAAAEDFGDKYAPQAATEGDTVEGANGAATAAPVATPAASPAATAKPTATATPAVKPVAKPSPVATPAQTPKKPEEKPQ is encoded by the coding sequence TTGAACTTTTTCAACTTTGATCTCAAGAAACTTGTGATGATCGGGATTGTTTTGGCTTTGCCACTAATCTCTATCAACATGCAGCAAAGACCTCAGGAATCAAACTGGCTTTCGAAACCATTTACGATGTTGGCTAGCGCCGTATCGGAAACATTTTACGGCTTCAGTCATGGTGTCACTGATACAACCGCCATGTACGTCAATCTTATCAATATCAAAAAACACAGTGAAGAATTAAAAAGCACCAACAACGAGTTGCAAGCGCGTTTAGAAAAAATGAACGAACTGCTTCTAGAGAATGATCGTCTTCGTGGCTTGCTGACGTTTAAAGAGCAAACGAAAATGAGCTTGATGGCCGCACAAGTGATCGGCCGCGACTTGGTTATTGATCACAACACGGTCACCATCAACAAAGGAACCAACGACGGCCTGAAGGCCGGCCAAGCTGTTATCACGACCGGTGGTGTTCTAGGTTACATCTTTAAACCTGAACCATTCACTTCGCATGTAATGTTGATCACGGATCGTTACGCCGTGGTTGATGGTTTGATCCAAAGAACGCGCGCGCGCGGTATCGTCGAAGGAAAAAGCCAATACGCTAGCACTTTGCAGTTAAAGTACGTGGAGCGTACGGAAGACGTGCAGGAAGGCGATATGGTTGTTACCGGTGGCTTGGATAATATCTTTCCAAAAGGCTTCCCTGTCGCGGTGGTAGAGTCCGTTGAAAAGAAAACTTTCAGCGTCAGCTTGAAAGTTGATCTTCGCCCGGTCGTCGATCCTTATAAAGTTGAAGAAGTGTTTGTTGTTCTTTCCGCCGCTGCCGAAGACTTCGGAGACAAATATGCTCCCCAAGCAGCCACAGAAGGTGACACAGTCGAAGGCGCAAACGGAGCAGCAACGGCGGCTCCAGTTGCTACCCCCGCTGCAAGCCCTGCGGCGACTGCCAAACCAACTGCGACAGCAACACCGGCTGTAAAACCGGTAGCGAAACCTTCGCCAGTGGCAACTCCAGCGCAAACTCCTAAAAAGCCTGAGGAGAAACCACAGTGA
- a CDS encoding SurA N-terminal domain-containing protein, giving the protein MSENMADKMKRKLSGKSVTAIILFGAIILVFVFFGLPGRLGAGVGSVARVNNSLISVADFQQEENRIQQYYQNLFGSQMDFSSQRQLLRQQALENLVRMELVSQAAQKNGILTTDAEVANFIVKDIPFFQQNGQFQREFYSRYLESTRSTPGDFENKVRKDIANVRTRQMFELAAKPTAVELKKIQELKSQKINVMFARVDSEAATKALSKEKADAAVKALDEALAKGDEAAVNAQLKELKATWEETGFVELSAETFPKITSSVATEAVFELKKTEPLLKRLVRDGNAKYVLKLKETKVEQVTALEPMAPEMLQKRRGDGMFEAWVNQFRSKSHVTMNTQALQLN; this is encoded by the coding sequence ATGAGCGAAAATATGGCTGATAAAATGAAGAGAAAACTCTCTGGTAAGAGTGTGACAGCTATCATTCTCTTCGGCGCGATCATTCTGGTATTCGTGTTTTTCGGATTGCCGGGGCGCTTGGGTGCAGGTGTTGGTTCGGTGGCGCGTGTGAATAACAGCCTGATCTCTGTTGCTGACTTCCAGCAGGAAGAAAACCGTATTCAGCAGTACTACCAAAACCTCTTCGGAAGCCAGATGGATTTTAGCTCTCAGCGTCAACTGCTTCGCCAGCAGGCTCTTGAGAATCTTGTGCGCATGGAGCTTGTTTCTCAAGCTGCACAGAAAAACGGCATTCTAACAACAGACGCCGAAGTTGCTAACTTTATCGTTAAAGACATTCCATTTTTCCAACAGAACGGACAGTTCCAACGCGAGTTCTACAGCCGTTATCTTGAGTCTACGCGTTCAACTCCAGGTGATTTCGAAAACAAGGTTCGTAAAGATATCGCCAACGTGCGCACGCGTCAGATGTTTGAGTTGGCTGCAAAACCAACAGCTGTCGAACTTAAAAAGATTCAAGAGTTGAAATCTCAAAAGATCAACGTGATGTTCGCTCGTGTTGATTCGGAAGCGGCGACAAAAGCTCTTTCTAAGGAAAAAGCTGACGCAGCTGTGAAAGCTTTGGACGAAGCCTTGGCTAAGGGCGACGAAGCGGCCGTGAACGCGCAACTTAAAGAGTTGAAAGCAACTTGGGAAGAAACCGGTTTTGTTGAGTTGAGCGCTGAGACTTTCCCGAAAATCACAAGCTCGGTTGCCACTGAAGCGGTTTTCGAACTTAAAAAGACAGAGCCTTTGTTGAAACGTCTGGTCCGTGATGGCAATGCGAAGTACGTACTAAAATTAAAAGAAACAAAAGTAGAGCAAGTAACTGCTCTTGAACCTATGGCTCCAGAAATGCTTCAAAAACGTCGCGGTGACGGCATGTTTGAGGCTTGGGTGAACCAGTTCCGTTCGAAGTCTCACGTGACGATGAACACACAAGCTTTGCAGTTGAACTAA
- the rodA gene encoding rod shape-determining protein RodA, with protein sequence MFTSLHVEERTLFKKLDINLIIVILALNVIGLINLYSATHGPTTVDVASLFISQIMWLAVGWTVFLVVTLLDYSVVSRIALIVYVLNLGAILYVTFFGKVALGAQRWIDLGFFRYQPSETMKLALIMLMAKILATRNTHGPGMGLKELIGPLVALLIPFGLVVEQPDLGTAMMLAAIGGSMLIFAKIRKSILATIIVLGIIALPIAWKFVLHDYQKNRIFTFLSPASDPRGTGYNSIQSKIAVGSGRFFGKGFMKGTQSQLEFLPERHTDFIYSVLSEEHGFVGSIAVIGLFAFLFITGIRIATNARDKFGALLTVGVLCYIFWHMFVNIGMVIGLLPIVGVPLPLLSYGGSSMLTTMAGLGIVSSVAYRRYLF encoded by the coding sequence GTGTTTACGTCGTTACACGTTGAAGAGCGAACACTCTTCAAAAAATTAGATATCAACTTAATCATCGTCATCTTGGCGTTGAATGTGATCGGTCTTATCAATCTGTACAGCGCCACTCACGGCCCGACAACGGTCGACGTGGCTTCGCTGTTCATTTCTCAGATCATGTGGTTGGCCGTTGGTTGGACAGTATTCTTGGTGGTGACTTTATTAGATTATTCCGTCGTCAGCAGGATCGCCCTGATCGTCTACGTTCTTAATCTGGGAGCTATCCTGTACGTAACCTTCTTCGGTAAAGTGGCTTTGGGAGCCCAACGTTGGATTGATCTTGGATTCTTCCGTTATCAACCTTCAGAAACAATGAAGTTAGCACTGATCATGTTGATGGCCAAAATCCTAGCAACCAGAAACACTCACGGCCCCGGTATGGGACTGAAAGAGTTGATCGGACCTTTAGTAGCTCTTTTAATCCCATTCGGTCTGGTTGTAGAACAACCTGACTTAGGAACCGCGATGATGCTAGCCGCAATCGGCGGGTCGATGCTGATCTTTGCAAAAATCAGAAAGAGCATCTTAGCAACAATCATCGTTCTAGGAATCATCGCCCTTCCTATTGCATGGAAGTTCGTCCTGCACGACTATCAAAAAAATCGTATCTTCACTTTCCTTTCTCCAGCTAGCGACCCCAGAGGAACGGGATACAACAGCATCCAATCCAAAATCGCCGTAGGCTCTGGCCGCTTCTTCGGAAAAGGCTTCATGAAAGGAACTCAGTCCCAACTAGAATTCCTTCCAGAACGCCACACCGATTTCATTTACTCAGTACTTAGCGAAGAACACGGCTTTGTAGGAAGTATCGCCGTCATCGGCCTGTTCGCGTTCCTCTTCATCACAGGAATCAGAATAGCCACCAACGCCCGCGACAAATTCGGAGCCCTCTTAACCGTCGGCGTCCTGTGCTACATCTTCTGGCACATGTTCGTAAACATAGGAATGGTCATAGGCCTCCTCCCCATCGTAGGCGTCCCCTTACCACTCCTCAGCTACGGAGGCTCCTCCATGCTAACCACCATGGCCGGCCTAGGAATAGTCAGCAGCGTAGCCTACCGAAGATATCTATTCTAA
- the lptF gene encoding LPS export ABC transporter permease LptF — protein sequence MSIFHGKKAAQYIFFEMLPSFILGLMVFISIILMFQVLRLTEFALVHGVTLKTIAEIIGYVVISLLPVLFPMALLFSVLLTYGRLSQDSEIVAMKASGLPMGTLLLPAVVLSLFVGAISAQMSFNIAPWGNRQFEVLYSRLANTKAGAVIKEGTFSEGFFDMVVYANEVNSDKGLLKNVFIYDEKTGDVPLTIISKEGEIIPDKERPGHDILLRLKDGEIHRQAKTHTKISFDTYDVRFSEPVNIEEKKKSPQSLTLNEVRSRLKEDLKDEELERTLRTEYHKRLAITFLCVVFAMIGVGLGTTTNRRAAKAGGMILCIGLIILYWTLYVAAEGMARSGSLPVPVAIWAPNFIFALLGMESLRRNWN from the coding sequence TTGAGTATCTTTCACGGGAAAAAAGCTGCGCAGTACATTTTTTTTGAAATGCTTCCCAGCTTCATTTTGGGACTGATGGTCTTTATTTCGATCATCCTCATGTTTCAGGTTTTGCGCCTGACCGAATTTGCTCTGGTCCACGGCGTGACTCTTAAAACCATCGCCGAGATTATCGGTTATGTTGTCATTTCTCTTTTGCCAGTGCTCTTTCCGATGGCCTTGCTCTTTTCCGTTCTTTTAACCTACGGAAGATTGAGTCAAGACTCAGAAATCGTCGCGATGAAGGCGTCGGGACTTCCGATGGGCACACTGCTGTTGCCAGCAGTTGTGTTATCGCTTTTTGTCGGCGCGATTTCAGCTCAGATGTCCTTCAACATCGCACCTTGGGGAAATCGCCAGTTTGAAGTTTTGTACTCACGCCTGGCAAACACCAAAGCCGGCGCTGTGATCAAAGAAGGAACTTTCTCTGAAGGTTTTTTTGATATGGTCGTCTATGCAAATGAAGTGAACTCGGACAAAGGCCTACTTAAGAACGTGTTTATTTACGATGAAAAAACCGGCGACGTGCCTTTGACGATCATCTCTAAAGAAGGTGAAATCATTCCCGATAAAGAGCGCCCCGGCCACGATATACTTCTGCGCCTTAAAGACGGAGAAATCCACCGTCAGGCCAAAACTCACACGAAGATCAGCTTTGATACATACGATGTCAGATTCTCTGAACCTGTGAACATTGAAGAGAAAAAAAAATCTCCCCAGTCTTTAACTTTGAACGAAGTGCGCAGCCGCCTCAAAGAAGATCTTAAAGACGAGGAACTGGAGCGCACCTTACGCACGGAATATCACAAACGCTTGGCGATCACTTTTTTATGTGTGGTCTTTGCGATGATTGGCGTGGGGCTAGGAACGACCACAAACCGTCGTGCCGCGAAGGCTGGCGGTATGATCCTATGTATTGGCCTTATCATTCTGTATTGGACGTTGTACGTCGCTGCTGAAGGTATGGCGCGCTCAGGAAGCTTGCCTGTGCCTGTAGCGATCTGGGCTCCGAATTTTATTTTTGCTCTTTTAGGTATGGAATCTTTAAGAAGGAATTGGAACTAA
- a CDS encoding LysM peptidoglycan-binding domain-containing protein — MKKKFSVLLAMIFCALVAQAQDTPPDTTWESDPLDVLEPQQPQETVEPTVPEFKEIDESGQSAETPAPDIPAEDISTPAATDLPPTTPDAAPTTFGTSEPDYSREAEFHRIYKTYNEQPTSVEAWEKAVGARESETYQVQKGDTLSGISTTFFGDPLFWPKIWSLNKGQILNPHEIDPGMSVQFFPGSMDDAPTLDVGETAVIDQKASNGNEEAAAAGNAAVGGTIPRARKKTPLLKSLPPSLPQYRMGALGAAKVQLQVELPKTQFPTALENLEYYIQDTPAYGAGVVTAAELDMKTAGEHQYVFVQLENGGGSKEYVAQRNVGTVPDPAQKGRMGHMVEIQGEIEILERVNDQKNIYRAIVKRSLQPVQVGAVLTPGKLPVIDPSPGAVSSGVGAKIMGGHFEAKRKLFGSNSLVFLDAGTNQGLQEGQTLAIFADERVRNRKNNALTNDRMIGTAKIVKVSGNFATAYITKASEDILLGDYVGSATSHATNYTEPVAAPSQTEPAVDQDFEKDFEDAPTATPESSPESGSDDLDLEL; from the coding sequence ATGAAAAAAAAGTTCTCGGTTCTTTTAGCAATGATTTTTTGTGCACTTGTTGCGCAGGCGCAAGACACACCTCCTGATACCACTTGGGAGTCAGATCCTTTGGATGTGTTAGAACCTCAGCAACCTCAAGAAACAGTGGAACCGACAGTTCCTGAGTTCAAAGAAATTGATGAGTCTGGACAATCTGCGGAAACTCCTGCGCCGGATATTCCTGCTGAAGACATTTCTACGCCAGCCGCTACAGATTTGCCACCGACGACGCCAGATGCTGCTCCAACAACTTTTGGAACAAGTGAACCGGATTATTCTCGCGAAGCCGAATTTCACCGCATTTACAAAACCTACAACGAGCAGCCAACTTCTGTCGAAGCGTGGGAAAAAGCCGTAGGTGCTCGTGAATCAGAAACTTACCAAGTTCAAAAAGGAGATACACTTTCCGGTATCTCCACAACTTTCTTCGGGGATCCTTTATTCTGGCCAAAAATTTGGTCTTTGAATAAAGGACAGATTTTAAATCCGCATGAAATTGATCCAGGGATGAGTGTGCAATTCTTCCCGGGCAGCATGGATGATGCGCCGACTTTGGATGTCGGTGAAACTGCAGTCATTGACCAAAAAGCAAGTAATGGCAACGAAGAGGCCGCCGCTGCGGGAAATGCTGCCGTTGGGGGAACAATTCCACGGGCTCGCAAAAAAACGCCCCTTTTAAAATCGTTGCCACCAAGTTTGCCTCAGTACCGCATGGGGGCATTGGGAGCAGCTAAAGTGCAACTGCAAGTAGAGCTGCCGAAAACTCAGTTCCCGACAGCTTTAGAAAATCTAGAATATTACATCCAAGATACTCCGGCGTATGGAGCAGGTGTAGTGACTGCAGCAGAGCTCGATATGAAAACAGCCGGTGAGCACCAGTATGTTTTCGTGCAGCTTGAAAATGGCGGTGGCTCTAAAGAATACGTGGCGCAAAGAAACGTCGGAACGGTGCCAGATCCTGCGCAAAAAGGTCGCATGGGTCATATGGTTGAAATCCAAGGCGAGATTGAAATTTTAGAGCGTGTGAATGATCAAAAAAACATCTATCGCGCGATTGTTAAAAGATCTCTGCAGCCCGTTCAAGTGGGTGCGGTTTTAACGCCAGGAAAGCTGCCTGTAATTGATCCTTCTCCAGGAGCAGTGAGTTCGGGAGTGGGCGCTAAAATCATGGGTGGACACTTTGAAGCAAAAAGAAAACTATTTGGTTCGAACTCATTGGTGTTCCTAGATGCGGGAACAAATCAAGGATTGCAAGAAGGTCAAACTTTAGCCATCTTCGCGGATGAGCGTGTTCGTAATAGAAAGAATAATGCTTTGACGAATGACCGTATGATTGGCACAGCAAAAATTGTGAAAGTCTCTGGAAACTTTGCGACGGCCTATATCACGAAAGCTTCTGAAGATATTTTGCTAGGCGACTATGTGGGAAGTGCAACGTCGCATGCGACGAACTATACGGAGCCTGTCGCAGCTCCTAGTCAGACGGAACCTGCGGTGGATCAAGATTTCGAAAAAGATTTTGAAGATGCACCGACTGCGACTCCTGAAAGCTCACCGGAATCCGGAAGCGACGACTTAGACCTTGAATTATAA
- the trxA gene encoding thioredoxin — protein sequence MGTFTKPVTDSSFETEVLNSSTPVLVDFWAEWCGPCRALAPKLEEVAQELGQKVKIVKVNVDENPGTPGKYGIRGIPAMLLFKGGSEVGQLVGNHPKDAILDFLNKNV from the coding sequence ATGGGCACATTTACGAAACCTGTCACTGACAGTTCATTTGAAACAGAAGTACTTAACTCTTCAACTCCCGTCCTAGTGGATTTCTGGGCTGAGTGGTGCGGACCTTGTCGCGCGCTAGCTCCTAAGCTTGAAGAAGTCGCTCAAGAGTTGGGTCAAAAAGTGAAGATCGTAAAGGTGAATGTTGATGAGAACCCAGGAACTCCAGGTAAATATGGTATCCGCGGAATTCCAGCAATGTTGCTATTCAAAGGTGGCAGCGAAGTGGGTCAACTTGTTGGTAACCACCCGAAAGATGCGATCTTGGATTTCTTGAACAAGAACGTATAA
- a CDS encoding iron-containing redox enzyme family protein, with the protein MEKKKLATIMDREIKALGDKIMDCPWDNPDFYKNWLAQTYYLIRHTTKFLALSAARLPVDDRDHHYAMLHHIQEELNHDFMPLKDLENMGGKLEQYPELPETEMIRQLQYYWIEFENPLSLCGYAFLLEGAAKFHGPKLLEVLEKHYGKKATVHLRVHAVVDQDHYEEGQKFLELLSEKDCDYIAKNMLQSAVLYSRMVERMAEQCKTKARKAA; encoded by the coding sequence ATGGAGAAAAAAAAATTAGCTACGATCATGGATCGCGAAATCAAAGCCTTGGGTGACAAAATCATGGATTGCCCTTGGGACAATCCGGACTTTTATAAAAACTGGCTGGCGCAGACTTATTATCTGATTCGCCACACGACAAAGTTTTTGGCTCTTTCAGCGGCTCGCCTGCCCGTGGATGATCGCGATCACCACTATGCCATGCTTCACCATATCCAAGAGGAACTGAATCACGATTTCATGCCTTTAAAAGATTTAGAAAACATGGGCGGTAAGCTGGAGCAATATCCCGAGCTGCCAGAGACCGAGATGATCCGTCAATTGCAGTATTACTGGATCGAGTTTGAAAATCCACTTTCACTCTGTGGATACGCTTTCTTGCTTGAAGGCGCAGCGAAGTTCCACGGGCCTAAGCTTTTAGAAGTGCTTGAAAAACACTACGGAAAAAAAGCGACGGTGCACTTAAGAGTGCATGCGGTTGTCGATCAGGATCACTATGAAGAGGGTCAAAAATTCTTGGAACTTTTAAGTGAAAAAGATTGCGACTATATAGCCAAGAATATGCTGCAATCGGCGGTCCTTTATTCCCGTATGGTCGAAAGAATGGCAGAACAATGTAAAACAAAGGCACGCAAAGCCGCATAA
- the mrdA gene encoding penicillin-binding protein 2 — MSTYVSNPDEAKEYHSRYKIFYIAIAFALTIFSIRLWYLQVISGNELREFSEKNRIKQNKITAPRGLMLDRDGKVLVENLPGFEAILSPQYIENLEELSKTVGPVLGMEPDKVVLKVTKSRRQNGPFAQIRLKENLSREEVFRLKRMRLDTPGLEIRESIVRYYPLKDNGAQLFGYVGEISKRQLPVLNELYKGTLLFEQGDIIGKSGLEETLEKDIRGADGVSFIQVDAHGRETVTQTPNIYGEQIKDLIPVHGNNAVLTIDRDIQEAAFKSFMALNRIGAVVAMKTNGEILAWVSTPSFDPNEFSTGISAQTWSRLINDPFKPLRNKVIQDHNSPGSTFKPLVAVPALQEKVITPTTIVSAPGVFYFGRRPYHDHLKGGHGNITVYEALERSSNVFFYKMGIALGVDKMYDYISLLGIGQKTGIELSREVSGTMPNSAWKKATVGEEWQPGENLSTAIGQGFVNVTPLSMAIAYNSIGTEGKVVKPFLVRKIIDQDGKVLRENFPQVVRDLQQTQPNGVHISPETFKVVKEGMRRVANGDRGTAKHWKVPGVQMAGKTGTAQVMGFSADQIYAKCESRPIHMRHHGWFVAFAPADNPEITIAALAEHSCHGSTGAAPIVRDIVQAYFEKYHPEVIEAALKAKGQKRATAPTGPIPEPAEGE; from the coding sequence ATGAGTACTTACGTAAGTAATCCGGATGAGGCAAAAGAGTACCACAGCCGGTATAAAATCTTTTACATCGCTATTGCGTTTGCTCTGACTATTTTCTCGATCCGCTTGTGGTATCTGCAAGTGATCTCGGGAAATGAGCTGCGTGAGTTCTCGGAAAAAAATCGTATCAAGCAAAACAAGATCACCGCTCCCCGCGGATTGATGTTGGACCGTGATGGAAAAGTTCTGGTGGAAAACCTGCCGGGCTTTGAAGCGATTCTTTCTCCTCAATATATTGAGAACTTGGAAGAGCTTTCAAAAACTGTAGGACCCGTGCTAGGCATGGAGCCAGACAAAGTCGTTTTGAAAGTGACAAAGAGCCGTCGTCAAAACGGACCGTTTGCACAGATTCGTCTGAAAGAAAACTTAAGCCGCGAAGAAGTCTTCCGTCTTAAACGCATGCGTTTGGATACACCGGGACTTGAGATCCGTGAATCCATCGTGCGCTACTACCCTCTTAAAGATAATGGCGCACAACTTTTCGGTTACGTCGGCGAGATCTCTAAACGTCAGCTTCCCGTTCTGAACGAGCTTTACAAAGGCACGCTGCTCTTTGAACAAGGTGATATCATCGGTAAGAGTGGTTTGGAAGAGACCCTGGAAAAAGACATTCGCGGTGCGGATGGTGTCAGCTTTATTCAAGTCGATGCCCACGGACGCGAAACTGTCACCCAGACTCCAAATATTTACGGTGAACAAATCAAAGACTTGATTCCGGTTCACGGTAACAACGCTGTTCTGACTATTGACCGCGACATCCAAGAGGCCGCTTTCAAATCCTTCATGGCACTAAATCGTATTGGCGCCGTGGTCGCGATGAAAACAAACGGCGAGATCTTAGCATGGGTCAGCACTCCTTCTTTTGATCCGAATGAGTTTTCTACGGGTATTTCGGCGCAGACATGGTCCCGCTTGATCAATGATCCGTTTAAGCCACTTCGCAATAAAGTTATTCAAGATCATAACTCTCCCGGTTCAACATTTAAACCGTTAGTGGCGGTGCCGGCACTTCAAGAAAAAGTGATAACGCCGACAACGATCGTCAGTGCGCCTGGTGTGTTCTACTTTGGACGCCGTCCTTACCATGACCACTTAAAAGGCGGTCACGGTAACATCACGGTTTATGAAGCTTTGGAAAGATCTTCAAACGTGTTCTTCTATAAGATGGGTATCGCGCTGGGTGTAGATAAGATGTATGACTACATCAGCCTTCTGGGTATCGGTCAAAAAACCGGCATCGAACTTTCTCGTGAAGTGTCAGGAACGATGCCGAACTCGGCTTGGAAAAAAGCCACTGTCGGTGAAGAATGGCAACCAGGTGAAAACTTAAGTACTGCGATCGGGCAAGGTTTCGTCAACGTAACACCTTTATCGATGGCGATTGCTTACAACTCAATCGGCACTGAAGGAAAAGTTGTTAAGCCATTCTTGGTTCGTAAGATCATCGATCAGGATGGAAAAGTTTTGCGCGAAAACTTCCCGCAAGTGGTGCGCGATCTTCAACAAACTCAACCCAACGGCGTGCATATTTCTCCAGAGACTTTCAAAGTCGTCAAAGAAGGTATGCGTCGCGTGGCCAACGGTGATCGCGGTACGGCGAAACACTGGAAAGTTCCTGGCGTGCAGATGGCTGGTAAAACCGGCACCGCGCAGGTCATGGGCTTTTCTGCAGATCAAATTTATGCAAAGTGTGAAAGCCGTCCTATTCACATGCGCCACCACGGTTGGTTCGTGGCGTTTGCTCCGGCAGACAATCCCGAAATCACGATTGCCGCTTTAGCAGAACATTCGTGTCACGGCAGTACGGGAGCCGCTCCCATCGTCCGCGATATCGTGCAAGCCTACTTTGAGAAATATCATCCTGAGGTGATTGAAGCCGCGCTGAAAGCCAAAGGGCAAAAACGCGCTACAGCTCCTACAGGCCCTATCCCTGAACCTGCAGAAGGAGAATAA